The Nocardia sp. NBC_01503 sequence CCACACCCGCGGGGCAGCGGTGGGTCGCGATGGATCCCGGCCACAAGCATGCCGGGATGACGGAAGGTTCGATTCCGCGAATTCTGCACGCCACCAATGCCGGACAGGCCAGTTGGTTCGAACTCGCGCAGGCCGTCTTCGAAGGTGTCGGCGCTGATCCGAGCCGTGTACTCCCCTGCGGTACCGCGGATTTCCCCAGACCCGCTCCGCGCCCGGCATATTCGGTCCTTTCGGGCAAATCCTGGGCCGCGGCCGGGCTCACCCCGCTCCGAGATTGGCGAGCGGCACTGAACGACGCGCTGTCCGCCATCTCCGACTAGGCTGGGCGTCCGTGAGCCCCTCGGATTCTGCTGAACGGCCGACGCTGGCCGTCGTCACGGTGACCTACTCGCCCGGTGAGCACCTGCAGCACTTCATCAGCACGCTAGCGACCGCTACCAGTGAGAAGCCGCAGGTCATTCTGGCCGACAACGGCTCCACCGACGGTGTGCCGGAGCTGATCGCCGATGCCAACGCGCATGTGCGACTGCTACGCACCGGCGGCAATATCGGATACGGCGGCGCCATCAATCGCGCGGTCGCCGAGATCGATCCGGAGATCGAGTTCATCGTCATCGTGAACCCGGACATTCGCTGGCATACCGACTCCATCGACGAACTGCTCGCCGCGGCCCGCCGCTGGCCGCGCGCCGGGGCCCTGGGCCCCAAGGTGCTCGAACCGGACGGCAGCCTCTACCCGTCCGCGCGCTCGGTCCCCGGCCTGCTCGATGGCGCCGGCCACGCCATCCTCGGCACCATCTGGGCGGGTAACCCCTGGACCCGCCGCTACCGCCAGGAGAACGAGCAGATCTCCGAGCGCACCGTCGGCTGGCTTTCGGGCTCCTGCCTGCTGGTGCGCCGCGCCGCCTTCGACTCCATCGAGGGTTTCGACTCGCGCTACTTCATGTACATGGAGGATGTCGACTTCGGTGATCGCATGGGCCGGGCGGGCTGGCACAATGTCTTCGTGCCGTCCGCGGAGGTCACGCACGCCAAGGGACATGCCGCCGGACGCCACCCGGAGACGATGCTCCCGGCGCATCACGCCAGCGCCTACCGTTTCCAGGCAGATCGGCATCCGCACTGGTGGCAGGCTCCGCTCCGGGTCGCGCTGAAGGCTGGACTTGCGATCCGCTGCAGGCTTGCGGTTCGATCCGCACTGCGCGAACGCGATAAGGCAGCGGCCGAGTCGGCGGGCGTGACTCACTGATAACCCGACAACAGGGGAGATGATGGCGAACAGCGGCAATGCTGCCGGGTCCACGGATGCGGTGATCCTGGTCGGAGGCCAGGGCACCCGCCTGCGTCCGCTGACCCTGTCCGCCCCGAAACCGATGCTGCCCACGGCCGGACTGCCGTTCCTGCAGCATCTGCTGGCCCGCATCGCCGATGCGGGCATCACGCACGTGGTGCTCGGCACCTCCTACAAGGCCGAGGTATTCGAGGAACACTTCGGTGACGGCTCCGAACTCGGGCTGGAGCTCGAGTACGTCTTCGAATCGGAGGCGCTCGGCACCGGCGGCGGTATCCGCAATGTGCTGCCGAAACTGCGGGCCGACACCGTCATGGTGTTCAACGGCGATGTGCTGGGCGGCACCGACCTCAACGGTGTGCTCGAGACGCATCACGCCAGCAATGCCGATGTGACGCTGCACCTGGTCCGGGTGGGCGATCCGCGGGCCTTCGGTTGCGTCCCCACCGATGAGACCGGTCGGGTGACCGCGTTCCTGGAGAAGACCCAGGATCCGCCGACCGACCAGATCAATGCCGGTTGCTATGTCTTCCGCCGCGAGTACATCGAGAAGATTCCGGCGGGCCGCCCGGTCTCGGTGGAGCGCGAGACCTTCCCGTCCCTGCTCGCCGAGGGCGCGCATATCCAGGGGCATGTCGACACCTCGTACTGGCGCGATATGGGCACCCCCGAGGACTTCGTCCGAGGCTCGGCCGATCTCGTGCGCGGTATCGCCCCGTCCCCGGCGTTGCCGGGGCAGCGCGGTGAATCCCTGGTGCATCCCAGTGCGGGTGTGGCTCCGGGGGCACTGCTCATCGGCGGTACGGTGGTGGGCCGCGGCGCCGAGGTCGGTGCGGGCGCGCGCCTGGACGGCGCGATCCTCTTCGACGGCGCGTGTGTCGAAGCCGGTGCCACCGTCGAGCGTTCGATCGTGGGCTTCGGTGCCCGCATCGGTCCGCGCGCGCTGGTGCGCGACGGCGTGATCGGCGATGGCGCGGTCATCGGTGCGCGCTGTGAACTACTACGCGGTGCGCGGGTGTGGCCCGGGGTCGATATCCCGGACGGCGGCATCCGCTTCTCCACCGACGTATAGACGGTGAAACGCGAATCGGCCGCTCCCATTGCGGGGCGGCCGATTTCGTCTTTCCGGTGCGGGTCAGCGCTCCCACTTACCGGGGTTCAAATGGAACTGGACCAGCGCGCTGGCGTGACCGTGCCCCATCTCGTGCTCGGCCTTGAGGTGGTTGACCAGGTCCTTGTGCGAGGTGATGCCGGTTTCGGTGAGGAGTGCGAACCAGTCGTCCACGGAGCGACCGTATTTGGCTTCGATGGTGGGGAAGTACGAGGCCGGGCCGTGCGGCTTGGTGGTCGCCATGGTGTCGCTCCTTTGTGTGCGTGGTTGTAGGGAAAGACTATTCGGGCTTTCGGAATTCATCGGACAGTGGCGGGGCTCACAGTCGAGGCGGCGATGGTGGCGGTGCGGGGCTCGCGGAGCAGCAGCACACCCGTGAGGGCGACCAGGGCGGCGGTCAGGCCGTGGATGCCGAAAGCGGCTGCGGTGGAGCCGTTGTGGGCGAGGACGATGAGCATGTCGCTGACGGGGGCGAGTGCCATCACCAGCATGGTGATGCCGAGGGCGAAGCGCTGGCGGAAGGCGAGCAGGGCCAGGATGAGCAGGCCCATGACGACGTCGCGGTCGCCCTTGACGTTCAGGAAGTCGGCGGCATCGCCGTGCGGCCATGCGGGCATGCCGAAGCCGCTGGCGGCGGCCTCCGGGTCGGTCAGGAAGCCGAAGCCGACGTAGATGATGAAGGCCGCGCCGATGACGGAGAGGGCGGTGGCGATGCGGGAGATTGTCATTAGTTCTGCTCCAAAATCTAGCGCTGCTAACTGATGTGAATGACGCTAGATGATGCATGGGTAGTTTGTCTAGCGATGCTAGAGTTCATTCATGAGCGCCATCCAAACCCGCAAGGAACGCGAACGCGCCGATCGTCATCAGCGCATCATCGACACCGCCCGTGAACTCGCCGAGACCCAGGGCTGGGACGCGGTCACCATTCGCCGCCTCGCCGATGCCATCGAATACAGCCAGCCGGTGCTGTACAGCCACTTCGCGGGCAAGGACGCCATTGTCGCCGCGGTCGCCGAACAGGCCGCGGCCGAACTGGCGGTCGCCACCCGCGCGGCCCGCGAATCGGCCCCCGATCCCGTCGCCGCCCTGGCCGCCGTCGCCGAGAGCTATCTGGCCTTCGCGCGGGACAGCTCGGCCCTCTACGACGCTCTGTTCCTGCTCCGCACCGATCTGAAATTCGGCCCCGAGGCCCCGCAGGCGCTCAAGGACTCCTTCGTGGAGTTGCTCCAGACCTTCGCCCCCTTCGCCGGATCGCACGATGTGGAGACCTTCACCGAGGTCGCCTGGTCCGCCCTGCACGGCCTGGCCACCCTGGATCGAGGCGGGCGGCTGCGCCCCGACTTTCGTGCTGAGCG is a genomic window containing:
- a CDS encoding glycosyltransferase family 2 protein; translation: MSPSDSAERPTLAVVTVTYSPGEHLQHFISTLATATSEKPQVILADNGSTDGVPELIADANAHVRLLRTGGNIGYGGAINRAVAEIDPEIEFIVIVNPDIRWHTDSIDELLAAARRWPRAGALGPKVLEPDGSLYPSARSVPGLLDGAGHAILGTIWAGNPWTRRYRQENEQISERTVGWLSGSCLLVRRAAFDSIEGFDSRYFMYMEDVDFGDRMGRAGWHNVFVPSAEVTHAKGHAAGRHPETMLPAHHASAYRFQADRHPHWWQAPLRVALKAGLAIRCRLAVRSALRERDKAAAESAGVTH
- a CDS encoding sugar phosphate nucleotidyltransferase, which gives rise to MANSGNAAGSTDAVILVGGQGTRLRPLTLSAPKPMLPTAGLPFLQHLLARIADAGITHVVLGTSYKAEVFEEHFGDGSELGLELEYVFESEALGTGGGIRNVLPKLRADTVMVFNGDVLGGTDLNGVLETHHASNADVTLHLVRVGDPRAFGCVPTDETGRVTAFLEKTQDPPTDQINAGCYVFRREYIEKIPAGRPVSVERETFPSLLAEGAHIQGHVDTSYWRDMGTPEDFVRGSADLVRGIAPSPALPGQRGESLVHPSAGVAPGALLIGGTVVGRGAEVGAGARLDGAILFDGACVEAGATVERSIVGFGARIGPRALVRDGVIGDGAVIGARCELLRGARVWPGVDIPDGGIRFSTDV
- a CDS encoding DUF4287 domain-containing protein, with amino-acid sequence MATTKPHGPASYFPTIEAKYGRSVDDWFALLTETGITSHKDLVNHLKAEHEMGHGHASALVQFHLNPGKWER
- a CDS encoding DUF4267 domain-containing protein, whose amino-acid sequence is MTISRIATALSVIGAAFIIYVGFGFLTDPEAAASGFGMPAWPHGDAADFLNVKGDRDVVMGLLILALLAFRQRFALGITMLVMALAPVSDMLIVLAHNGSTAAAFGIHGLTAALVALTGVLLLREPRTATIAASTVSPATVR
- a CDS encoding TetR/AcrR family transcriptional regulator; this translates as MSAIQTRKERERADRHQRIIDTARELAETQGWDAVTIRRLADAIEYSQPVLYSHFAGKDAIVAAVAEQAAAELAVATRAARESAPDPVAALAAVAESYLAFARDSSALYDALFLLRTDLKFGPEAPQALKDSFVELLQTFAPFAGSHDVETFTEVAWSALHGLATLDRGGRLRPDFRAERLQILVAQWVGDA